The following proteins come from a genomic window of Methanocaldococcus sp.:
- a CDS encoding DUF128 domain-containing protein, whose protein sequence is MADLDRKLIEILDILSKSKEPVGAKIIAKELNKRGYKIGERAVRYHLKLLDSMKLTKKVGYAGRVITEKGLEELEKANILYRLGSIYSNILEKMISANYRFGYVVVNRFHVYADFNDVLNIIKSVYESGLSVGDRVGIMDREKYAEITTLCSLNFDNILLQNGIFPLHECGGIVKYEDGKPVEFKEVIKYVSTSVDPLSVFIETKKTDVMGIIENGEGYLPANFRVFGVEFLERFKSILEKDELKCVISYGTDNVLGLDVGDDKVGVALIGGLTPIAPFVENNYYVEIYPMSSTVRLESLHKFKKIPREIVNKKSNVRIKTVVSKMFNAMAKVSYDVDEKDGDVIVNTSYIDKKYLDEALDLLKEGYKKGLGISDRLGIVEEKDKVKIQTICAVTLDGIFLRYSIPVIPRYGGILEIVEDKKRFIDIIGYDGSSLDPHEVFFNRVDCETTFLAGFREVHRVARDKLEIVLDKLKWNGIDTIGDPNNELYGINVNKDMCGIVTIGGINPLVLLKENEIPMTLKAMDEVVRYSQLISYKDL, encoded by the coding sequence ATGGCAGATCTTGATAGAAAACTAATTGAAATTTTAGATATTTTGTCTAAATCAAAAGAGCCTGTAGGAGCTAAAATTATAGCCAAAGAACTTAATAAAAGAGGATATAAAATAGGGGAGAGGGCTGTTAGGTATCATTTAAAATTATTAGATAGTATGAAATTAACAAAAAAAGTTGGCTATGCTGGTAGAGTTATAACAGAGAAAGGATTAGAAGAATTGGAAAAGGCAAATATACTTTATAGATTGGGTAGTATTTACTCAAATATATTAGAAAAGATGATCTCTGCAAATTATAGATTTGGATATGTTGTAGTGAATAGATTCCATGTATATGCTGATTTTAATGATGTTTTGAATATAATAAAAAGTGTTTATGAATCTGGACTATCTGTTGGGGATAGAGTAGGTATTATGGATAGAGAGAAATATGCTGAAATTACTACTCTATGTTCTTTAAATTTTGATAATATACTATTACAAAATGGAATATTTCCACTTCACGAGTGTGGTGGAATTGTTAAGTATGAGGATGGAAAGCCAGTAGAATTTAAAGAGGTTATAAAATATGTTTCCACATCAGTAGATCCTTTAAGTGTTTTTATTGAAACGAAAAAAACAGATGTTATGGGTATTATAGAAAATGGAGAAGGTTATCTACCAGCAAATTTTAGAGTATTTGGAGTTGAATTCTTAGAGAGATTTAAAAGTATCTTAGAAAAGGATGAGTTAAAGTGTGTAATTAGTTATGGAACTGACAATGTTTTAGGATTAGATGTTGGAGATGATAAGGTTGGAGTTGCCTTAATTGGTGGTTTAACTCCAATAGCTCCTTTTGTTGAAAATAACTACTATGTAGAGATATATCCAATGTCGTCAACTGTTAGGTTAGAATCTCTCCACAAATTTAAGAAGATCCCAAGAGAGATAGTAAATAAAAAGTCTAATGTTAGAATAAAGACAGTAGTTTCTAAAATGTTCAATGCAATGGCTAAGGTTTCTTATGATGTAGATGAGAAAGATGGAGATGTTATAGTTAATACATCATATATTGATAAAAAGTATCTTGATGAAGCGTTAGATTTATTAAAGGAGGGTTATAAAAAGGGCTTGGGAATCTCTGACAGATTGGGAATAGTTGAAGAAAAAGATAAAGTAAAGATTCAAACGATATGTGCAGTAACTTTAGATGGTATATTTTTAAGATATTCAATTCCTGTAATTCCAAGATATGGAGGAATTTTAGAGATTGTTGAAGATAAAAAGAGATTTATTGATATAATTGGGTATGATGGTTCATCATTAGATCCACATGAAGTTTTCTTTAACAGAGTTGATTGTGAAACCACATTTTTAGCAGGTTTTAGAGAAGTTCATAGAGTAGCGAGAGATAAATTAGAGATTGTCTTAGATAAATTAAAATGGAATGGTATAGATACAATAGGAGATCCTAATAACGAACTCTATGGAATCAATGTAAATAAAGATATGTGTGGTATAGTAACAATTGGAGGAATAAATCCATTAGTTTTATTGAAAGAGAATGAAATACCTATGACTTTAA